A genome region from Anastrepha obliqua isolate idAnaObli1 chromosome 4, idAnaObli1_1.0, whole genome shotgun sequence includes the following:
- the LOC129245034 gene encoding membrane-bound alkaline phosphatase, translating to MLIRFLYALTLTGLLVCSALARDKAHPRSSSSTRLGSASHLTNEAERNASYWIEKAQNTLSNKILQASQLSSERVAKNIIFFLGDGMSVHTITAARNLMGDSANQVSFEKFPYLGLSKTYCVDRQVADSACTATAYLGGVKANYGTIGVNAKVKRYDCTTGQNPDNFVESIAKWVQDAGKDAGLVTTARVTHASPAGMYAHTANRNWENDATIIENGCSAKDNVDIARQLVEWDVGKNLKVVMGGGRRHFINTTVNDEEGLAGHRTDGRNLIQDWLKEKQTNNKQAAYVWSKKGLSLVDLDKTEYLLGLFANSHCPYNGDLERTNYKLVKPSLTEMTEAAIKVLRKNNNGYFLFVEGARIDMAHHETWARISLEDTVEFSRAIELARNMTSEEDTLIVVTSDHSHTMTINGYPYRDQPITGLSNKLADDGLPFTILSYANGPGYYTAYNDKTGRSEITDDQTKDVNFEYPATVPLSSETHGGDDVGVFASGPFAQYFSGNYEQSNIPAMMARALNIGPFANI from the exons ATGCTTATAAGATTCCTGTACGCCTTAACTTTGACGGGCCTATTGGTGTGCTCGGCGTTAGCACGTGACAAAG CACATCCCCGCAGCAGCAGCTCAACTCGATTGGGCTCCGCATCTCACCTCACAAACGAAGCCGAACGCAATGCAAGCTATTGGATCGAGAAGGCACAGAATACACTCAGCAACAAAATCCTACAGGCATCGCAGCTGAGTTCGGAACGTGTGGCTAAGAATATCATCTTCTTCCTGGGCGATGGCATGTCCGTGCACACAATCACGGCCGCACGCAATTTAATGGGTGATAGCGCCAATCAGGTGTCTTTTGAGAAATTCCCCTATCTCGGCTTATCAAAGACATACTGCGTAGACCGGCAAGTAGCCGATTCAGCGTGTACGGCTACCGCCTATTTGGGTGGTGTGAAAGCCAACTACGGCACTATAGGTGTGAATGCCAAAGTCAAGCGTTACGATTGCACCACAGGACAAAATCCCGATAACTTTGTCGAGAGCATTGCCAAGTGGGTGCAAGATGCTGGCAAAGATGCTGGTCTGGTGACAACAGCACGCGTGACACATGCTTCACCGGCTGGCATGTACGCACATACCGCCAATCGTAATTGGGAAAATGATGCAACGATAATCGAGAATGGCTGCAGTGCCAAGGATAACGTGGATATAGCACGCCAACTGGTGGAATGGGATGTTGGTAAGAATTTGAAGGTGGTGATGGGCGGTGGTAGGCGCCACTTTATTAACACCACTGTCAACGATGAAGAAGGTCTGGCGGGCCATCGTACTGATGGACGCAATCTGATCCAGGATTGGTTGAaggaaaagcaaacaaataataaacagGCAGCATACGTTTGGAGCAAGAAGGGTTTGAGTTTGGTGGATTTGGATAAAACTGAATATCTTTTGGGCTTATTTGCAAATTCACACTGTCCCTACAATGGAGATTTGGAGCGCACCAACTACAAACTTGTGAAACCATCGCTAACAGAGATGACCGAGGCTGCAATTAAGGTGTTGCGAAAGAACAATAACGGTTATTTCCTCTTTGTGGAAGGTGCACGCATCGATATGGCACATCACGAAACCTGGGCACGTATATCCCTGGAGGATACAGTGGAGTTTTCACGCGCTATTGAGCTTGCCCGAAATATGACTTCGGAAGAGGACACACTCATCGTAGTGACTTCGGATCACTCGCACACCATGACCATCAATGGTTATCCA TATCGCGATCAACCAATTACTGGCTTGTCTAACAAGTTAGCCGACGATGGTTTGCCTTTCACCATTTTGTCTTACGCCAATGGACCAGGTTACTACACTGCATACAATGATAAAACTGGTCGCAGCGAGATCACCGACGATCAGACAAAAGATGTAAATTTTGAATATCCCGCCACTGTGCCTTTATCCTCGGAGACTCATGGTGGTGATGATGTAGGCGTGTTCGCTTCCGGGCCATTTGCTCAATACTTCAGCGGCAATTACGAGCAATCAAATATACCAGCTATGATGGCGCGCGCACTTAATATTGGACCATTcgctaatatttaa